The genomic segment ctttgtttacaaaaacaaGCGGCAGGATGGACTTGGTCTGCGtgccatagtttgctgactcttCTTTGCTATCACCTTGTGTTGTCCCAGGCATCTGCATGTTTATTAAGAATTTGGCACGGGACTCACAGACTTCATCACCAGCCTAAGGGAcaaagcacagtgcttggcacctgGTAAGCATTCCATAATGTGACTgcaattattctttttaaaaattatcatatgGATACTCTAATTAGCTCTGTGGATGACCACCTAGCAATTTAggctctcagtttcttcatctgcttaACTCTCATACTCTGGATTTGGTCATCACTCCAGAGCCCTCCATCTTTCAAATCAAATTGCTAATAGACACTGATCACTCTCACTCCCTCTGTGCTTGCTCTCCAACTTCAGTGAGACTCCAGTCCACTTTTATCTCTCGTCTCCCAATCTGTGAGCTCCTACTCAGCTTTACTCTCTTCTGTCAACCTTGATCTCATGGTCCACTGATTGAGCCACCCTCTCACCTACACCCTCAACTCctgcctttccttttctctcaactGTACCACACTAGCAAAATCTCGTACCATCCAATCCATCTGCCTTCTATATACCTGAATGGCCTAGGACTGCTGAAAATGGCTCACAGATCAATGCCCTTACAAACATACGATCTCCAGCCTTCGATGGGACTTCAGCACCACCCAACTCTCCTCAGTTCTCCCACAAATAATTCAAACTTCCAAGGCTTAAAATTCTCCTTAAGCTCCTTTAGGCTATTAAAACTTCTCTCACCTTCCAATGACCAATTTGCTTCCGGCTCTTCAGAGGAAAAACTCTTTGCCGCACCTACACACTTACTTATCCACTATCCTTAAACTCCTTTCCTCTAGTCCCAGAAAGAGTTGGTTCTACTTCAAACTACCACAAGTGCTCTGGAACCATCCCTTCCCCTTCAGATGCACCAATACTACAAAAGCTAAACCCTGAACCAATCCACCCATATGCCCTCTTTCACTGCCTGTTAACAATGGATACAGTTCTCATCCTGAGCTTCCCCATCTTAAAAACTGGTGACATCCTTTGAAGATTGTTGAGTGCTATGAGTGTAACAGGCCTAGAAGTGCCTGACATAGGCTAACCATTCCATAAATGGTAGCAATGCTATTATTATGTTAAGTCGATAGCTTAAAGGTGAAAGGCAGATGACAAAAAAATGGGATACAGAATTGGGAAGCTGCAGCGGGGAAAGAGGAGAACatctggaaagagaaaaggacaaaatTTCCCTTGTCATAAAATGTCCCAATCCTTCGATGAATATATTCAGTTGCTTTGTGAATTATGGTAATTAAATCTATGACTACTCTTTGCTATTCTCACCACAGTCTAGAGCCTGAAACTCCTGCAGTATAACATTCTTCAAGGGGAAGATTTGCTCTGGGTTCTAAGCCTTTGTCAGCAGAGAAAACTAACAAATCTTCCTTCTATTAATCTAGAAATACAGTGATATCATAAAGAAGGAATTACGGCAGTGTTTAGCCATTAAGAGTCTTAAACAAAAGTATTCAACTAGCGATTCCATGACCGGGGCAGGGGCAATTCAAGCTGAAAGCCTGGGACATCTTGTGCCAGAAAGCACAAAAATGCTCAAAAActgattggggggtggggggtgggaaggagaaggTGCTGGGGGTGATGTGAAAGAGACACAGGAGCTGGCGTGCAGGGCTTCCCAAGGGCCAAatttgggacaatttgagcatcaaaaagaGTAATGATGGTACTGGAGGCCAACACagttcatctttaaaaaaatgaaataactagAAAATCATCACTTTGCACCCTTCCAAAGGCAGAGCTCATCTCCATGATGTGAAAAACACTGGGTGAAGAGTTAATGGGTGACAGGATATCTGCATAGTCTTGAAGTATTACTCCATGGATTACACAATTTTTCATTACAAATATTacaaagagaaattataaaggaaaacgGCACCTTTACAGTGGAGATATCTGGCAGTCACCCTCTTAATCAAGTGATCAAACTTAGCATCATCAATAGAGAGCAACTTGCTATTACGCGGCTGCTGTGATGCAGTAAGAAGCACACAGCATTGCCTGTGTAATATAAAAGCTTTCACACCGAACTAGTGAAGGGAAGGCCATCATACAATTAGTCCACAGTCTTGCTCGTCAAAAGTGGTCCAAAGACCAGAATCCCATCACCTGGGAGGTTGTTCGAAATACAGAATCTCAGACCCAACTCCGGACAAGTGAatcattatttgcattttaaacacaTCCTCAAGTGACTCTGAGGTAcaaagtttgagaagccctgAACAAGACAAACCACCCAGACTTTTCAAAAGATGActgtcataaaaacaaaaaaaggtcgGTGGGGGGGGTGGGACACGGGGACTATTCTGAATTGAGAGAGACATAACAACCAAAAGTAATGAATGAATCTTGATTGAATTCTGGGtcagaagaaaaaagttataaaatacatCTTGGGGGAACAACTGGGAAAATTTGAATATGTCGTTTTTATTAAATGACACTGAATTAATGTCAAGGTTCTTAAATGTGATAATAGCATTCAATCACATAGAAAATTCTTATTCTTAGGAGATACAGGGcgttccctggcggtgcagtggttaggactccaggctttcactgctggggcccaggttctgtccctggtcagggaactgagatcctgcaagctgtgtagcacagccaaaaacaaaacaaacaaaaagatacatgctgaGATATTTAAGGTAACATGTCTACCAACTTACTTTTAAATGGTTcataaaaaacacacataaagagAGAAAGCATATGTGGAATAATAATTGGTTACTCTAGATGAAGAGTCTGTAGGTGTCCACCATGctacttttttactttttctttaggtggaaaattgtattaaataaaaaGCTGGAGGATGGGAAGAATATTCAATTAGCTCACAACAGAAATGGTAAGTCTTTGGTAGCAAACAGCATGATTTACACAACCCTTCATCTCTCTTAATACCTACTTCAGAAGACACACATAAGGGTTCAGCAGATGTTGAATGAGCGAAAGGAAATTTGTTTAAGTTATTTTAGCTAGCAGAAATTCCTAAGGCATTAAGAGCTGCAACAGCCAGTCAGCTGTCAGAACTACAAACTGAATTTTCATTTCAATGAGAGACTGCAAAGTGTAAAGGCAAACATTTTGGGGTCAGTCTGACCTAGATTTTTATTAGTGGGGTGTCCTAGGGCAGATTTAACCTATTGAAGTCTCATTCTATCTGcagtacaaaaataaaagagtatCTTATAGGGTAGGGTAACgattaaataagaaataagataATGAGTATAAAGGTCTCAGCAtcgtttaataaatgttaattataactTTATCAATAAAGTCAGCTAAAAGGTattccacaaaatgaaaataacgTTTTCATGGACCAGATTTTGACTTTATTCTGAGAATTAAAGATCTTCATCTTATGAGCATTTTCTGACAATTTTAAGTAAAGGTGAGAAGGCAGAACAATTTTCActtcttgtttttatttggtaTCTTGAAGAAAAACATTCAGTAAGATGATAGGCAGCCTTTCTCCAAGGTAACCTTTCCCCAAGGTAAAAGCTTTTACTTCAACTTAATCTAGTAAACCAGCATCAAGTACTGAAGATTAGCAACGTGAAGCTATTAAGAATGACTTTGAGAATCAAATTCAATATGACGAAGACTTGGAAATAATTTTGTCAAGTTACCTTAAACTCTCTTGACTAGAAAACTTGTGAGAAACCATAATGTTTTCATGGGAGTTTACAGAACACAGTTTTCTGGAAGCACTTAGACAAAGAATAAGCATCTATCTTTTTGGCTTAAGTGCACTTGTGCCCAGATGAAACAGGATTGACTTCAATAGATGGATGATAGTCTAACCCAATTATTTTATCAAAGTCTAAAGCAATCTCTCCTAAAGGTTGGCAACTATGGCCAggaggccaaatccagcccacaaCTTATTTTCATGAATATGGTTTTACTGTATGCACttatgtattgtctgtggctcttttcactacaacagcagagtagaaaagttgcaacagagacctatggcccacaaagtctaaaatattcactatctggccttttaagaaaaaaattcttgatcCATGCTGGAGACAAGCAATCCAAGAATGCAATAAGACCTGTTCCAGACTCACCTGAGGTGTCGTCTTTTTGTATTGGTCACCTCCATCTATCACATCCCTCATGATTCCTTCCTTGAGAAATTCATACTCTTCTGAACTCAGATGAATAGACTCTACAGTCTTTCCACAGCCCGAACACTGACCACTGTAATTATAATTGAATGTGTTAAACGATGTCCTGGAAAAGaactttttctaaaatgaataatTCTAGGACATGAGGAAATTGGAAGACAATTTAAAGAACATTATAACCTTTGTGATTATCATACACATCTCACTTTTTGTGATCcagataatataaaaaaaatagtgtgcCAGAAAACCCAAAAGAGCAGACTGCTGGCACCCAGATAAAGTTTTTAAAGTCCTTGCTAAAACACAACAGGTAGTCCCAAAATCTCTAGGGGAAAACATTTCTGAGGCGTCACACCAGGCTCACAGCGCCTACCCAAAAAACATTTTGAGTACTACAAATTCTCCAAATGCAAAACATGACTTTTTCCTTGGCTATCCTAATTTAATTACCCTATTTCTAaggtattcttaatttttttttaaattggtaacAACACAACCTACTAAATCTGAATCGAACAAGTTAAAGATAAAACATTGGCTTTTACCTTTGCTGGATTGTGGTGAATTGTCCCTTCCATTGTTCTCCAGGAACACTACAAAAAGATTGCAAAACCAGAGGGTCAAATCTCTACTGAACAGAAAGATATTCATTGTTTAGAAGCTTGGTAGGAAAGAGCTTTGAAAAGTTCAAGATACCTCCCTAGAATTGTTCTTTAGAAGAGTGGTTACTTACACTGCGATGGGGCTAAAGAACTGATGGTATCCTACTTTGGATCTCTTTCCCTTTGCTTCTTCTCTTGTCATCTGACTCTCATCTTTAACTCTAAATCTATTGTCACATGACCTGCCCAGAAAGCAGCTATAACCTCTAAATCAAAACTcaactccagggacttccctggtggtccagtggttaagactgtgcaaTCCCAATGAAGGaagcacaggttccatccctggtcaggaaactaagatcctgcatgctgtgatCCCATAcggcatggcaaaaaaaagaaagaaaattaactcTTTCTCCATAAAGCTGCCAGAGATTGTTCCTGGCCCAGagtaatttattctcttacactATCGTTTTATACACCACTCTGAGATGTCTATTACTGTATTCCCAATTAAGTCATGAATGCCATTATAATAGATCTTATAAGTGCTCAGCCTAAAATTGGAGGCATTCAAAACTACTTACTGATTTATTTGCTCAATCAActtatgctttcttctttcttcttatatATAATACCATCAATTCTTATTGATTCTACtatcttctctcctttcccagTTATTAATTCAAGACATCATCCCTCATTCAAACCTACAACTGCCTCCAAACAGATCTCCCTGTTTCAAATCTTAATCCCTCTCCAATCTTCTTTTCTCACTATTTGGGAGTTACCTTTTAAAAACTACTCCAAGACCAGCATTCTTGataacagaataaaatccaaaatccttGGCATTCAAAGATTTTCACAACCTAGCTCCTCTGTGGATATCCAATAAATGTGTTAAGATAATTAAGCATGACTGCTTCTTCAAAGCTCTGTAAAGATAACATATAatagaaaagcaagagaaaaacagagacgAAAGGAATGAATCTGTAGGAAAGAGCCTGAAGCCAATTAGTGGTAAAGAAATAAGAGAACAAAAGACTGAAGCAAAAAATTGGCACCCACATAGCCAGTAACATGAATAAAAGCAAAGGGAAAGCAAAGGAGAGAGTCTGGAAGAAAGCAGTCAAATGAAGGTAGGATCAAAAACAGGAAggataaagattttcttttttaactcatATCAGGTTTGAGCAGgatccctctctcccctctaccTATTCCAGGTGGTAAAATGCATAGATTAAACAGAATATATACGTGCACATTACACCAGTCACTAGGTATCAGAAGAACTTCTGAAAATACTAATATGACCCAAAGACAGTTCCAGTTTTCTTGCTGTGAACTCCAGCCACAAGTGCTATCTGTAAATATTCACATCATACTAGACACCTCAGAAAACAAATGAtccttctaaaaggaaaaaacacataaaaacaagTGTTCTATAATTTCCCTTTTATGTCATGAGTAGAGATGAGCCCAACTTGTTTATGCtgcttttttaaagagaaaaaaaactttgtcTTAAAGGGGAAACAATTTTACTAAGAGAAAAAAGTATAATCTGAATAGTAATTCTCAGCAACTAATATgggtattaaaataaaaatatacatataaacaaaaataaaaattacctttcaaaccatgtttttataCTGTGTGCAAATGACTCCCCAGGATATAGCTGATTATTTCTTAGGTACAAAAGAATGTCTTGTAGTTTGTCTGAATACTGATCATCTTTTATGTCTTTCCCAAAATCAAAGAAAGCTTTTAAAGTTTGCAACATAGGAACAATATCATGGCCTAACAACTCCTGATACAAATTCCAAGCTAGATTTACATCTTGATGAAAGAGGGCTCCCTGGATACAGTCATTATAGTTCTTTTTTGAAGGAACCATGACTTTTTTGATGTCCTCTAACAGCAGCAAGGcctctctccatctgtctgtatgGATTAATCCCCGGATGAGAAGAGTGTACGCTCCTGATTCTAAACGTTTGTATCTGGCTTTCATGATTTCATAGACGTCAATAATTTCTGATGTCTGCTTATGaaaaacacagagacacaaataCTTAACTAGCAAATCATAGCCTACAATACCATTGTTTTTTGCAGCTACCCAGGCCAGCACAGATTTGGCCACATCTACAGAGCTATGGCATTtaaccatctgtaaaatgatccAATTTTCAAAATCAGCTTTTCCTTTGAATTCTTCCTTAAGTTTATCCCACTCCTCTGAATTCAAAGGTTTTGTCGGGAGTTGAATAATGTTGCTCACAGGTGGCAAGTCATGATCTTTACTTGGAGGATTCATCTGTGATCTCTTCTTAGCCGCTCCAGCTGCAAACATGTGAGGAGAATCAGCAGAAACTTGCTTATTATTGCCCTCATCTCTTTTCCTGACGTATCTGGCCCTGGCAATCGGTAAATTCATTGCTTTGGTATTCTGTGGAGACATCGTTTTAAGAGAAAACCACTTCTCTTGGTTCCCGATACCATAACAGtctttgagaaagagaaagagatgagagTGACCTGGGCCTAGCCCAAGGTATGGGTTGCTCTTCCAAAGCTTAGGAAGGCTTCGAATACCAGAGAAATAGAAAGTCATTATGCAGTTAAACCAGCACTAGACTGTGACTGTGAGAGAGATGTTCAAAAAGCCCCAACTTCTACAGAGTAATTAAGGGATTGGGGGTAGCGGGCAGAGAATCGAAGCGCAACTTTCTAAAAGATGATTTTCAGCTTCTCACAGACAAATCGAATGCTTTTGGAGCTAGCAGCAACGAAGCTTGGCTGAGTTCTCTCCATTAAACAAGGATATGGGGACATGCAACCTAGGTCGCAAGTTTCAGGACCAGGGGACAGCAAGAATCCTCTGGTGCCTGTAACCTTCCAGTCCGCGAACCTGaggaaaaagcacaaagaagatCGGCCGTTTGACTCACGGGGATCACAACTGTCCTTGAAAAGGGTTAGGATCCCACGGGAGCCTGGCTGCAGAAGGGGCGAAAAGTCGGAagcacccccccctcccccccacaatcCCAGGCCCACCGGCAGCAAGGACTGAGACGAAAGCCCAAGTCTAGCGGCCCTGGCCGCCAAACTCGTCAAATGAGGGaacgggggtggggaagggacggAGAGCCGAGCTAGCGATCCAAGCACGGAACGGAGGTCCACGAGGGCACCACCTACCGCGCACGGATCTATCACAAACGAAGTTCACTCGATTAACCACTCACCCCGGCACTCACGCAGCGCGCAACCATAAACGCGGCGGAAACTACCGCGCCCACAATGCACCGCGACGGCCCCGGCCGCGGAGGCGTGGCTGAGTGGAACGCCACACTTTCCGCCGGGGTCCGGCGGCGAGAAAAAGGCGACTCTGAACCTTGTAGTGGCGGGGGTGCGGGGCACAAGCGGCCGCTGAAGGCGCCTACTACATTCAGGGAGACTTTAGGGTTTCCAGATACCCGCAATGGACAATGAAAAGAAACTTTGAAATTAGAAAGCTCTTCCCTAGAGCCGGAAGAGCCAAAGGAACGCCTGGGTCACGTGGTGCACAAGCGCCAAGGGGCCgagaagcagaaataaaagcGCGGCCTCCTTTCTGCGCCTTTAAAATCGGGTCTGCTGAAGCTGGCAATCTCTTTCACGTCTTCTCTCCCAGCGACTAGCGTGATCGCCGTGTTCTCCGCAGTGGCCACAGGGACCCACTCGGCCGGGGTAGCCGACTTCCGCCCGCGTCCAAGATGGCGGCTGAGCGGCCTTCCTCACCCTAGGGGGCGGGGCGGCGGTGACGCCAGagctggcagggggtggggcggtTCGTCCACAGCAAATGCGGGAACTGCTGGGCCGGAGTCAGCCATGGACTGGAAAGAAATTCTTCGCCGGCGATTAGAGACTCCCAACACCGGTCCAAACAGTGAGTTTGGGAGGGGCCGCCCGCAGAGAGAGCCTGGCCCTAaactctgggaggtggggggaggatggaTGGGGAGGAGCAGCGCCTGGGAGCCGCACCTTCCGACCTCTCCTGACAAAGGAGGCTGGCTGGAATGTGCTTTAGGGATCCAGAGGGGTTTTACCCACACTTCCCTGGGAGAGGATTTGCGGGAATGAAAAGTTACCTTAGCCACTCACCTTCGTGGTCCTGACCTAAACTTGTGAGGGGTAATTGAGAATCCCGGCGACAGCAACCCTTCGATCCTACCGGAACTTCTATATAATACGTTGCTTCTACCCCCTTTTTATTGTCACACTCTTCACTTCCCTCCTTATCCATTTGAGACCTCATAATccatttttccttgtctttccgTCTACTTCACACTCCGTTTGTTAATCAGTCTGGTTAAAGCTATCGTTCCTATTCCCCAGCTGCATGCAGGGCGGCTAAAAGTGCTTGGGAGAAAAACGGAACCGTGGTGAATTGTCTCTCTTTTAATTCCTGTCCACTAACCTGAAGTaggtgtttcattcattcatttacacttCTTCCGTGTTTCTCTAGACATTCACTCTCCTGCACTCTAAGGCAGTTCCTGCTCATCTCCCAAGCCTCCAGTGCTCCCGTATGTCCTATCTACTCCTTACTTTCAGCTGATGAACTAGTGTATATATTTGAGAAGTTAGAAGGAATCAAAGAAGAACCTCACCTGttcccatttaccatttctgTCAGCAGcatccctcccccccgcccgcaTAGATGACCATACACTCTTAGCTGTTAAAACGGTGAACTGGCTGTGCGCCTATTTGAGACAGTCCCTCTACTCCAACACGGGatcttgttcctttcttttattcactGATTTCGCTCTGGTCTTATCCTCTCCCTTATACATCATCAAATTTGCTTTCTCTATCGGATCATTACAACCAGCATTACAAACATACTATAATATcccccatcatttaaaaaaaaattatttgatcttACATCCCCCTCCAGCTTTTGCTACATTTGTCTGCACCCCTTATAGGAATACTTCTTGGAAAAGTTACCTGTACTTGTGCTTTCCCCTCCCTTTCACTCCTAAACCCACTCCATTGTATGTCTGTTATCTGGATAACCTAGGCTATAGCAGTA from the Hippopotamus amphibius kiboko isolate mHipAmp2 chromosome 2, mHipAmp2.hap2, whole genome shotgun sequence genome contains:
- the PRORP gene encoding mitochondrial ribonuclease P catalytic subunit isoform X3 — protein: MTFYFSGIRSLPKLWKSNPYLGLGPGHSHLFLFLKDCYGIGNQEKWFSLKTMSPQNTKAMNLPIARARYVRKRDEGNNKQVSADSPHMFAAGAAKKRSQMNPPSKDHDLPPVSNIIQLPTKPLNSEEWDKLKEEFKGKADFENWIILQMVKCHSSVDVAKSVLAWVAAKNNGIVGYDLLVKYLCLCVFHKQTSEIIDVYEIMKARYKRLESGAYTLLIRGLIHTDRWREALLLLEDIKKVMVPSKKNYNDCIQGALFHQDVNLAWNLYQELLGHDIVPMLQTLKAFFDFGKDIKDDQYSDKLQDILLYLRNNQLYPGESFAHSIKTWFESVPGEQWKGQFTTIQQSGQCSGCGKTVESIHLSSEEYEFLKEGIMRDVIDGGDQYKKTTPQLLDVVSQLAKQNLQVLVLGRKHMLMQNSWWRKDEMEKMQKQASFFFADNISEDDPFLLYAALHSGNHCKFITKDLMRDHKACLRDAKTQRLFFKWQQGHQLAIVSRHPGSKITFQHILSYDTVVQTTGDSWHIPYDDDLVERYSYEVPTKWLCLHQKT
- the PRORP gene encoding mitochondrial ribonuclease P catalytic subunit isoform X1, translated to MTFYFSGIRSLPKLWKSNPYLGLGPGHSHLFLFLKDCYGIGNQEKWFSLKTMSPQNTKAMNLPIARARYVRKRDEGNNKQVSADSPHMFAAGAAKKRSQMNPPSKDHDLPPVSNIIQLPTKPLNSEEWDKLKEEFKGKADFENWIILQMVKCHSSVDVAKSVLAWVAAKNNGIVGYDLLVKYLCLCVFHKQTSEIIDVYEIMKARYKRLESGAYTLLIRGLIHTDRWREALLLLEDIKKVMVPSKKNYNDCIQGALFHQDVNLAWNLYQELLGHDIVPMLQTLKAFFDFGKDIKDDQYSDKLQDILLYLRNNQLYPGESFAHSIKTWFESVPGEQWKGQFTTIQQSGQCSGCGKTVESIHLSSEEYEFLKEGIMRDVIDGGDQYKKTTPQELRRFQNFVKHCPPFDIVIDGLNVAKMFPKARESQVLLDVVSQLAKQNLQVLVLGRKHMLMQNSWWRKDEMEKMQKQASFFFADNISEDDPFLLYAALHSGNHCKFITKDLMRDHKACLRDAKTQRLFFKWQQGHQLAIVSRHPGSKITFQHILSYDTVVQTTGDSWHIPYDDDLVERYSYEVPTKWLCLHQKT
- the PRORP gene encoding mitochondrial ribonuclease P catalytic subunit isoform X2 → MTFYFSGIRSLPKLWKSNPYLGLGPGHSHLFLFLKDCYGIGNQEKWFSLKTMSPQNTKAMNLPIARARYVRKRDEGNNKQVSADSPHMFAAGAAKKRSQMNPPSKDHDLPPVSNIIQLPTKPLNSEEWDKLKEEFKGKADFENWIILQMVKCHSSVDVAKSVLAWVAAKNNGIVGYDLLVKYLCLCVFHKQTSEIIDVYEIMKARYKRLESGAYTLLIRGLIHTDRWREALLLLEDIKKVMVPSKKNYNDCIQGALFHQDVNLAWNLYQELLGHDIVPMLQTLKAFFDFGKDIKDDQYSDKLQDILLYLRNNQLYPGESFAHSIKTWFESGQCSGCGKTVESIHLSSEEYEFLKEGIMRDVIDGGDQYKKTTPQELRRFQNFVKHCPPFDIVIDGLNVAKMFPKARESQVLLDVVSQLAKQNLQVLVLGRKHMLMQNSWWRKDEMEKMQKQASFFFADNISEDDPFLLYAALHSGNHCKFITKDLMRDHKACLRDAKTQRLFFKWQQGHQLAIVSRHPGSKITFQHILSYDTVVQTTGDSWHIPYDDDLVERYSYEVPTKWLCLHQKT